The Eretmochelys imbricata isolate rEreImb1 chromosome 4, rEreImb1.hap1, whole genome shotgun sequence sequence AGTCCTACCAGAAGCTTTAAGTACCCAACCTGCTATATTCCTTCTAAACTACTACTAAAtatcagaatttaaaaaatatgttgtgTAATCTTATTTATCTCAATGCTAAACAAAAAATGAGAGAGCCAGTTCTCCAAAGAATCTGTTGGGGGAGAGGCATCCGCTTCCTCCAGTGTAGAAGGTCAGACCACtttaattataaaaaaagaaagtatAGATCTGCTGCTTGATCAGGAGAAGCAATGGCTGAAATCCTTTATAGAAAAGTATTTCACTATCCAGATAATAATACTATAAGTAGAGGAAAGGCACAGTTGGGAAagaatagatttaaaaaacagcaacaaaaacccaaacacctAGACAACAGGAATGTATTTAAATAGGCAAGACATGATTTAAAATTTACACTGGAATACTAAAGCAGAAAGTTATTGAAATAGTCAGCTTTTTGGATCAGGGACTGTATTGTACTATATTTATACAGTGCTTAGTACAGTGGGACCTACTGTAGTAGAGAATAATAGTAGCACCAGAATCATTGGTGGTCATTCTAGAGAAAGTACAGAGGAAAGGTACGGTcaaaaaaaagtggaaaatggTAAACATCATATCTACTCTTAGAGAACAAAAAGGGGAAGTTGTATTGAGGAATGATCcaggcagtggtgcaagtaggaCAGTATGGTACAGTATGCCGTACCATTAAGATATTTATTGCCGGTATGCCGGAAAGACacaggagcagaacatggggcctcCGGGCAGCCCCACACCAGCAGCTCCTTTGGCACGGCTgtactgccccagcccccaaccctgtCTTCTGTGGGGCTGTACAGACCTCAGACAGGAGACGCAGCTGCATGGAAGGActgggggtggtacagccgcACCAGAGGAGCTGCTAGTGTGCGGCCACCCggtggccccacgttctgctcctttcgctgctGCGGTTCTGGAGAGCGCTGCAGTTCCGAAGTCTGTATCCGGCGCAGTGGGAGGACAGAgattccccccagcccaggtaacgtgggatggggagaacacaggggccctgggcagggggcagggaggagtcacgTGGGGGAGTTATGAGccccccctttagctggtgccccccATTTATGTCCCTCCCATGCGTTGCCTATGCACCACTGTATCCAGGAAACTGCAGACCAGTAAGCTTAATACAGTTTCTGCTCTGCAAAGGtactgggtgggaggggatggaaggGGTAGGAGATTGTACCATGTTTCTCTCTGTTTCCATATCAAATACGATCAGTTTATAAACTAAAAGGTGGGGAAGTGGGAGTTTTTAGTTGTCAGCCCTGCAGACTAATCCTGGGCTTTCAGAATCAAGATGATTTCTTTCCTTCTTGCACATCATCGAGGAGTAAAAGGCTCTGCAGATACAATTATGCTGTTAGTGACCTCTTGCAATTCCATAGCAAGCCCATTAAAGCCATGGGTATAACTATCTGAAATGACCAAAACCATTCTGTTGGTGTGAAAGAGAACAGAACCTTCTTAGCTGTTTTGACTCTGCAAGGCTAATATGAGTAGAAAGTTAACACTTTTTTTGTCATGAAAGACAGCAGGTGTGATTATACAAGAAGCAGATCTCATGGGTAAGAAGGTGCACTTTTATGTACTCTTAAGAGTAGAAGCACAATTTTAGTACTTTTTCTAGCAAGTAATGAAGCGGTCCCTTTGTAAGATCTGACATGAAAAACGGTAGTCAGAGAGGTGAATGGCAACTAGGGCTCTAGTCAAGCAAGTCATCATGACACTCTGGTTTTATAACAAGCTGAACAGAAAGTGGGTGAACATCTCTAGCCATTTTGTTTGGTTCCACATGGCCCTGGGAGTCAACCTAAAGATATTGGATTAGATTAAACTAAAATACTCATTAGGATTTAAAGGAACATGGTCATCTTGGGAAattagtcttttttaaaaaagtaacatttAAGATTACCGTAGACCTTAGTTCCTCTTGTGCCGCTGTCACGTTGGGCAGTCCAGCTCCTCCGTTGATTATGGTCACTCGCTACTAGCGGTACTTCTTCCTAGGTGATGCCAGCACGTTCAGTATCCTCTGTGACGGTCTTCTGCCCATTCTTCCTGGGCCTTTCTCGCTTTCTTTCCTCCCTGGGTAAGTTCAGATGGGGGATAATATGTGACTTTTCCCCGCAAGTTGATCAGTTTGCCTAGACACCAGATGCTGTCAGATGTCCAGTGTAATTGTTCCCTCGTTGTGTTCCTGGGCACTCTTTTAAACATACTTATTGTGGTTTTACAATGGCAGTGGGACTCCAGCATGCGGGTGGCTTCTGACACGACTTCACACACCTTTGTTTGGGTCCTGTCACTacggggaggtgctgggagtaCTGCCTCCCCAGTCAGAGCACCTGGCACGCTGTTCAGAATGCCTGCTATCCTGACCTCTTGGCAGCAGGCTCCAGTCTCTGCTTTCTGTCCCTGcactgggcagagctgggcccagaAAGCTACCTCCAAAGGAGCACCAAAGATGGGGAGGGTCTTCCATGGGCCATGTGGAAGAAGAATGGGTGGAGGGAGTGCTGTGGCTAGCCGTGGGACATGTGGGCAGAAGAGGACTGCAGGGCAAAAGGGGGGCACAGATTTTGCAGGGTACAGGTGAAaaggctgcctgcagggatcGCGTTACTAGGGATTGTGGAGTACGGTAGGGTGGGAATCATTGGCGCTAGACGGCTGTTGGGGGCCTATGGTGGGGTAGTGAGAAGTGCTATGGGAGCAGAAGTAAAATGTTCACAATCAGAAGCGATGTGGGGGTAACTGGGCAGACAGACTTTGAGGGGAAAAGAACcaaaggtggggaggggtgggagagggagagagagtcaaTGAGAGCACCTAGCTGCCCAGCATTTCAGAGCAAGTTAGGGTCTAACCTCCTACTCTGATCGCTGAAGGCTTTAGCCTGGGTAAATAAGTAACCCTACTCCTCGTTCTCGAGGCAGAGTGCATAATAAGCACCCTCTTGGTCAAAGGTACAGTGCTATGTATGAAATAAGCTCTGACTGAAATTTATCTGCTGGGCTTATTCCCTAGAACTCAGTTAATGGATTTCCGCCATGACCTCAGACTGTAATGGGGGAAAAATTCTAACTCTACACCCCTGAATAACActcttcccttttctccctcAGCCAAAATGAACAATGTAGCTGTCTAACCTGCAACTATCCCTCTGTTAATAAGCAAAACAGGGGGCCAACATCTGACAGGATTCCCACCTCCTGCTGCTTAGGTTCTGTCActgcagagaagcagcactgGCTGGGGAGTCAAGAGATCGGAGTTCTGTTCCTAactgtgccactgacctgctgtgcaaCCTTGGATGAGTCTCTTCCCCACCAACCGTCGGTCTGTCTTGTTTGTTTAGACAGCAAGCCCTTTAGGTCAGGGATGGGCTGCTTCTACAGTGCCCCGCACAACAGGCCTCAGTCTTGGCTGGGGTCTTCGGGGCTATTGTGATATAAAGTAACCTCGCCTGATAAAGTTCTGAAGCCAGAAATGTAAATTCTGTTGCTGATACGGTGcttggaaggggcaggggaagatgAACTGTTTAATGAGCAGAAAGTACAGGGCCTATAAAGCAAGGTCCATCTCTCTGATCTATGTCTGAGGCTAGAATGGGTGAATTGGCATTCTTTTGTGTGGTTTTGGAGGAGGGAATATCCATCTGCATATTCACCCTCTTCAAGGTGGGTTTAGCTGTAGTAGGAAATTCTTGAAAGTAATTTACAGTACATAACGTGGTAGTATACTAATAGTAGAGTCCTTTTAAAATAACCAATGTAGAGTTGGTTGTAAAAGACTGGAATACAAATTTCTTGTGGCCTCCAAATAGCATCCGTTCTGGTGCTCCAAAAATGAAGTACCTTTCGAACATGCACATTGTGCATGTAAATCCTGAGTACCCACTTTGGAAGGTTTGGCCCCTGAAACTTTCCTCTTCGTTGCTGTAGAGCAAGATGCTGCTACTGGCTGCATCGTTAAAATAAAAGGACACCATATAAATACCTAGGTGAAAAGTATTTGACTTATCTGACTTTAAAATCTactaagaattttttttctctaatgGAAGATATGTAGGTGGTGAGGGGCTTGTCAGATGCATTCTTAATTCTGGAGAAGCTGAACTTTTTAGAGGTATATCTCAAAAGAATATTTATGAGACAGGAGTCCTAAAACAAGCTGTCCTGAAGCTGTGCAATTCAGATCTCAGAGTATATGAGGAACTATGAATTTATCTGCTTCTCCAGATAAACTTCCACAGCCATAATTGCAGAGAGAGGTTATGTAACGTATGCTCATGTACTCCCCTCCTCAGAGGGAAGAGCAGAGACTACTTATTTAGAGGCTTCCACTGGTTTTGTTGTCGAAGTTTCCAGGAAGGGAGCAACAGTTCCTTAAATGGAATAAGTAGGATAGTGGAAAGCAAAACTCAGTAGCTCTGTACAACGTAGGAGAAACATGATGTAAAATATTTATAAGAATTTTCATAGGGAACCCTGAAACATAGTAGGCTTGGTGGTTCTTTAGCCCATATCTAGGATGAAGGTTGGATATGCAGCTCATACTCAGGCTCTTCAAGCTTCTGAAGTTTTCAGTCCCTTCCCTGCAACCACTTTATTTTTGCTCAAGTTTAAAATGTACCTTCTCCCCTGAGGTTTGTGTTGCAAAGTGAACAATGCTGTCTGTACAGTGCATTGGTGTGGTGACAGGGAGCTGGCTGGAACATTCAGAGTGATGCTCTAAATCTGGTAGAGCAGTGACTTGAGTCTGGGGTTCCCACGTACCAGGCCAATACCCCagccaccaggctatagagtggGAGAGAGTGTCATCAGAAGTGACTGGTACCCCCAAAACATCTACCTAAATCAAAGGCGCTGGTTTTGCTCCAAAACCAACCATTTTGGCACAATTCAGTTTTTGCAAAACAGTTCAAAAGGCTTTGGTTTTTTTTCTATCGCGGAATGAAAATACACTTCTAAACCTCAAGTTGCAGTGTCttcttccagccagctctaatgaTGACACAAGTTAGTTGGGAAATTTATGAATGTCTTCTACCTCCCGAGGGAATCCCAGAATTTAAATAACTTCTGATTGTAGCAGTTGCCATGTTAGCATAACTTTTCTCCTGAACATTACTAGGGCAAATGTTACATTTTTTCACACCCTGGGCAATCCCACTGATGTATGAGGTACAAGACAAGGCAGAACTTTGCTTTCACAAAGTTAGCAGCACCTTTCATAGCTACTGGTCCTTGCTGCATCTTCTGACGAAAGCATTTCACTTCTAAGAAATTTCCTATACTTCATTCTATTGCCTCTATTTTCTTGAATTGTCTGAGATGGAAGGCTACAGTATGGAGAATACTCTTAGCAGTTTGCACAGCTATGATAGGGTTGTGTGTTCACACACCCAACTTTTCTGTGGCTGGTTTACGATGGAGATCAACACAGTGAGTCAACCCTATTTGTCAGATTTTTACACTGTGCCCGCGCAATGTGAATAAAATCCTCTAGACAAAGCTACATAAGGAAATGGATGGAAAAATTGAAGATCATTTAATTTGGTCCTATTTGGTTCAAAAGCTGAAAAGAATTGTCATGACAAAACATTTTTGGAGAATCATGCTAATAGGGGGAGGGAGGATCTTGAAGCCAGTTTCTGCTGGTCTCTTGGTTTCTGTCCAAGAATAAATAGTCCCAGGAACCAGCAGACCTGTTCGTTACATACCTCGCAACCTGGCAAGACCCAGATATGGGCCACTATGTGACAAAGATCTACAATGAGGGACAAAAAATATGATTTATGCAGGAAACTTAAAGTGCTGTGGGATTCCTTGTTTATGAATGCATTTATTTGTAACTTAAATCTAATTATTAGCCGTAGTATTCATTgtggagtttttaaaaattatagtgCCTAGTCAGTTCCCCTTAAGATGCTATGAAGATGTAAGAAAACATAACTTTGAGAGAACCCTTGCTGTCTTTTTTGATTATGTGCTGCAGCCCTTTGAAACATTCCCATACAGTGAGGGGCAAATGTCAGAAGTTTCTGGACTTTTTGCAGTACTACCATCGATTCACTAGCCTACTCTGGTTTGGGAGGTGAAAGATCGACCCTGTATTTGAAAATAGGGAGGGGGAGTTCATCATACCTGATGCTGAACTGTCACTTCCTTCTTTCCAGCGTGTTCCATGGGAAACAGTACGAGCAGGCTATATAGCGCTCTTGCTAAGACGTTGAATAGCAGTGCTGCCTCCCAGCATCGGGAATACTTGGAACAGTCAGACTCTGAGCAGGTGGATCCCATAGATCCTAAAGATCTGCTTCAGGAATGCCAAGCAGTTCTTCAAAAACGCCCTCCCCGACTCCAGAGAGACTTTGTGGACCTGAGGGCAGATTCTACCAGCACCCATCGTCCCATTAGGGTCATGCAGTGGAACATTCTTGCGCAAGGTATGAACCTCATATAAATCTCCAACTTGAGGCAGTCCCCTTGGAGCTAAATGCTGTTAAAAATtaattgtatatatattttttaatgtagATATAGTGTGTTTGCACAGAGTACAAATATATGGAATTGGGAGGGTTAGGGTAGAGGCAAGTGTAATTCGGAAGAAATAGCAAAAATAGAAAACTTCTGGGTCTGAATTCATGTGACCTTCCCTGCACAACAGTCacacaaatatttccttttcttgtaCTTATAAAACTGAAGCTACTTCTCCTGTCTCCCCATCTTTATGTGAATACAAGGCATCTCCTATTACATTGAGATGCACCCCAGTATTGGATCCTTAGTGACCTCCAAAAAGTAGACTTGCCCTCTATAATTCTTCTTCTGAAGTTGACTTAACACATTCAGATCATCCTGTGGCaatgtattcacaaaaaaaactAGTTAAACTTGGTTCAGAGTTCCAGGAATTTTTTCATTTATCTTGATTATTGCTACTTGGAAAAGCACATTTGAAGTGGAATAATTGACAGGAATAATTATGTTTATAGTGGTATTTTCCACATTGTGCACTCAGTGCCGAGGGTTAAACTGGGCACATCGGCCTcatctccccttctctctgcacaggtttttttttaaacttttgaaaagaCTATATTGAGATTAAGAATATTGTCAAATAGCTCTCCTATCTGGAGTCCTTTCTGCCTTGTAACACCTTCCAGATGATAGAGTAAATGCAATAGCATGGAAGAGACTTAACAAGAAACACTACAAGGTGACGTAGCAGCCACATGTACTAATCTAGTTTAAAGCAACTTGTAATTTTTTGGGGTGCCCTGTGTGACACACTTCTTTACAAGGGCCTCGGTGTGTAGAGgttgtttatatttttcttaccaggcacttctgaaaatcacacccctttaaggcatctcagattgggcatccaaaatcagtaGTCACTCCTGAAAATTGTGACCACAAGTACTTGTAACTGGGTATTTTGGAGCCACAGCTCCAATCCAGTCTGGTATCCATGGCCTCGGTGTATGCCACAACTTTTGCACACATGTATCCTACAAAGCAAGGTAATAAATTCTCATGGCAAAGGGAAGACAATAGGTCCTATAAATCACACTTAATTTTAACTTAACCCTTAAATCCATTTGGGGTTAGGTCCAGATTTTGAGTAGAAATCTGCATACTACTTACCCGTAGCTGGCAGTATGTTTACAAGGGAGTCCCTTATTTTCACAGGCCCATGCAAGTCTAAGTTAGGAAGAGGCTGGTTTGCTCTGGCAATTAATAGGTACTGATGGATTTTTCATTCCAGCTCTTGGAGAAGGCAAGGACAACTTCATTCAGTGCCCCATGGAAGCTCTCAAGTGGGAAGAAAGGAAGTGCCTCATTCTGGAGGAAATCCTTGCATACCAACCAGACATTTTGTGCTTGCAAGAAGTGGACCATTATTTTGATACCTTTCAGCCACTCCTTAGTCGGCTAGGCTACCAGTGTACTTTCTTCCCTAAGCCATGGTCCCCCTGTTTAGATGTGGAACATAATAACGGACCAGATGGCTGTGCCTTGTTTTTTCTCAAGGACCGCTTTACATTGACCAACAGTGTTAATATCCGTCTGACTGCAATGAAGCTAAAAACCAACCAAGTGGCCATAGCCCAGACGCTGAGATGCAGTGAAACTGGGAAGCTGTTCTGCATTGCAGTCACTCATCTGAAAGCCCGTACAGGTTGGGAGAGATTTCGATCAGCACAAGGCTGCGATCTTCTACAGAACCTAAAAAATATTACCCAAGGAGCAGAGATCCCTCTAATAATTTGTGGAGACTTCAATGCAGAGCCCACCGAAGAAGTTTACAAGGAATTCTCTACTTCCAGTCTCAACCTGAATAGTGCTTACAAGCTGCTGAGTGTAGATGGGCAATCAGAGCCTCCTTACACTACATGGAAGATCCGGCCCTCTGGAGAGTGCAGGCACACACTGGATTATATCTGGTATTCCCAGCATGCCTTAAATGTAAACTCTGCTCTTGGCCTGCTGACTGAAGAACAAATTGGACCCAACAGGCTGCCATCCTTCAATTACCCTTCAGACCACCTGTCTTTGGTGTGTGACTTCAGCTTTAATCAAGACCCTGACAGGCTTTTATAACTTGTTTAAACTCCATATGGTATTGCAGTGTCTTAACTTGCCATTTTTAAGGAAACTTTTGATGAGGTTGGATTTACTTAAGGATGGGGGTATATGGATGACTTAATATATTTTCAGGCATGTACGTGGAAGTAACTTTGATATTCAAACCTTATAATTCGAAGCCTCcaaaggaggggaaaggagttGACTGCCAGTTTTTGAGTTGCGATGGTTTTGTTCAATGTGTGCTCTGCCACATCTTACTTTGAAAGTTGGAGGGGAAACTCCGTTCTTTCTCCTTTCATTAACTCCTTTGTCTAAGGACTGGATCAATCCTGAAATGAATGTTCAGGCCTTAAGTTTTCAAGCTAAGAATTCAGTGaatatgtaaacaaacaaaattagcATGCTGTCAGGGCAAGTTTTAATGTTTCCCATTGGTGCGCACACAAGGGTAAGACGCTTGACTATAtaagtgtttttatttatttttatattgatgTGTAAGCAATGCAATTGACCAAGTTGTGTGAAGTCTAAATGTAGGAAACTTAATACATTTCAGACACCACAAGCAGATCTAGGAAGGCCCTAGTAATT is a genomic window containing:
- the NOCT gene encoding nocturnin isoform X2; translation: MPARSVSSVTVFCPFFLGLSRFLSSLACSMGNSTSRLYSALAKTLNSSAASQHREYLEQSDSEQVDPIDPKDLLQECQAVLQKRPPRLQRDFVDLRADSTSTHRPIRVMQWNILAQALGEGKDNFIQCPMEALKWEERKCLILEEILAYQPDILCLQEVDHYFDTFQPLLSRLGYQCTFFPKPWSPCLDVEHNNGPDGCALFFLKDRFTLTNSVNIRLTAMKLKTNQVAIAQTLRCSETGKLFCIAVTHLKARTGWERFRSAQGCDLLQNLKNITQGAEIPLIICGDFNAEPTEEVYKEFSTSSLNLNSAYKLLSVDGQSEPPYTTWKIRPSGECRHTLDYIWYSQHALNVNSALGLLTEEQIGPNRLPSFNYPSDHLSLVCDFSFNQDPDRLL
- the NOCT gene encoding nocturnin isoform X1, whose translation is MYQSPARSLCSALSTLCCAPCTTPTSSSSSSLLLLRSPVPVKRALSPPALLGSSSSAAPRCGCCHQGASAGQCSAAVGPGVASSRAACSMGNSTSRLYSALAKTLNSSAASQHREYLEQSDSEQVDPIDPKDLLQECQAVLQKRPPRLQRDFVDLRADSTSTHRPIRVMQWNILAQALGEGKDNFIQCPMEALKWEERKCLILEEILAYQPDILCLQEVDHYFDTFQPLLSRLGYQCTFFPKPWSPCLDVEHNNGPDGCALFFLKDRFTLTNSVNIRLTAMKLKTNQVAIAQTLRCSETGKLFCIAVTHLKARTGWERFRSAQGCDLLQNLKNITQGAEIPLIICGDFNAEPTEEVYKEFSTSSLNLNSAYKLLSVDGQSEPPYTTWKIRPSGECRHTLDYIWYSQHALNVNSALGLLTEEQIGPNRLPSFNYPSDHLSLVCDFSFNQDPDRLL
- the NOCT gene encoding nocturnin isoform X3, producing MGNSTSRLYSALAKTLNSSAASQHREYLEQSDSEQVDPIDPKDLLQECQAVLQKRPPRLQRDFVDLRADSTSTHRPIRVMQWNILAQALGEGKDNFIQCPMEALKWEERKCLILEEILAYQPDILCLQEVDHYFDTFQPLLSRLGYQCTFFPKPWSPCLDVEHNNGPDGCALFFLKDRFTLTNSVNIRLTAMKLKTNQVAIAQTLRCSETGKLFCIAVTHLKARTGWERFRSAQGCDLLQNLKNITQGAEIPLIICGDFNAEPTEEVYKEFSTSSLNLNSAYKLLSVDGQSEPPYTTWKIRPSGECRHTLDYIWYSQHALNVNSALGLLTEEQIGPNRLPSFNYPSDHLSLVCDFSFNQDPDRLL